The sequence CATAAAAATGAAACAATATGTTCTAAATGTGGTAAGAAGTTTTATGTTGAGGTTCTAATAGAAGATAAGAATGGAATATGCCAAGATTGTAACGAGACAGATTTGTGCATATCTTTGTCCACTAAACTTATTCCTGGAGTTGATCTTCGGCATATCGATGTTCACTTTCAAGCGGAATTAATTAAAGATAAGTCATTGAGTGAGTTGGTTCCTGAGGTTGAAGTACCTAAAttgacaaaacttaatacaatgaTTGAACCATTGATTGTCACTGGTGAGATTAACGCGAAACAAGGGAAAAGTTGTTTGCTAAGCAATTCATTTACAAGGTCGATAATGGAGGAAGGTGAGATTCACCTTGTTAAGAAGAAAGAGGTTAGCCAGACTGTAGTTGGTGCAGACCATGATAGAgataataaatccctacataaTATGGGtgatctaagcatggagatggaTGTTTTCGGGGATGTTGAAACTCAAATTATGGAAAGTAGCAGGCTTCAGACTTTTCAAGGAATGGATTTCTCTGTTTCCAGTGTACCTTATGATTCCCCTCATTCAAGAGATGGTGCAGATAAAATGAGAATCTTTACTGCCCCATCATCTGCTCAGTTCAGCCCATCTAAAGAAAATATTCATTGTCAGCCGAAGTTAAGCTGTAAGAAAGCTGAAGTGGCGAATTCGGAAAATGACTTGATTATAAACCATTGTAGGTATGACTTATCCTCTTCTGTTGCAGAGACCTTTTATATTCTGGAAGATGCTATAGTGGAAAGTTGTGTGGATAACGATCATGATCGTAGGGAGGATCCAACTCACGGTGGGTTGGTTACTGTATTTAAAGAGCTAGAAACTGCAAACGAAAGTATGCTCGGTTTTCAAATCGATTGTGTGGCCTTCCTAAATGCGAAATGCAGCTTGGATGTGTTTGATAAGCATTCAGTTATTTCAGCCTTAGAAAAAGGTATAGCCTTGTCTATAATGGAATTCAATAAGCATACTCCATATGTTATGTCACTATTTATCATAGTGTTATATATAGCTATTTACTTACCAGGAAAATACTCATCTGATAAATATTGGTTTTTGACAGATGATCCAATTGAACCGGTAGGGTGTCctaaacaagaaataaaaaatatgtgTGTCGAAGCAGCAGCAATTGATACGCTTCCGTTATGCAGTTCAATCGTTCACAATCTAGCTTACCAGGCTACATCTATTGCTACGGAGAAGGAAAAGTTAATTCATGTAGATGATTACTGGACAACTGTTACTTCATTCGGCAAAACCAGTTATAATGAGGACTCACATGTTATGACTATCAACAGCCCCTCTTTGAACTCTATGAAGGAAATGCAGAAAGTGGAAATGAAGGGTAAAAGTTTATCAACTAAAAAAGGTATCAGCATAAATACCAGCATAAAAAGCCAAGAACCCATGAAGAACACGGAAACGGTTACTAACAGGGGTGACATTATTATCCCTCAAAAGGTGGAAGCAAAATGCAGCTGCATAGTGatgtaaaaaaatttggtttggaATGAAATGCTTATTTTCTGAGAATATATATGTGAGGAAGGGTGTTGCATATCTGTATTGTAAGTTTTTCTTCGTAGTTTGTCATTATTGTCttaaatttattttcattaaattctctttttttttggtgcATGAAATTTATTAGAACCATTAAAGGCATATTACATGAGGGTAAGTGATACTAGAAGATTTATCAATAACATTTGGTAAAGTAAACCATGTTACATGAAAATGTAGCAGGATATGAGTAGCAGTCTTCGGATCGGAGTTGCATTGGAGGTGGATACTGGAGTTGTTGAGGGTTCTTAAGTCTTCTGTGAATGATTTTCACAAAAAATGTTGTACTTTTGGTACACATGATTGTGCCCAAAGGAACTTGGTTGATGGTAGTGAGTTCCGAGATACTAGACATGTCCTTTTGTATTCTGACGTTGTGGCTTGAAGTAGACACCAATTCGAGATACTAGACAATTAAGTAGGTAGCAATATCTGTCTACCTACTTGTTTTATGGCTTGATCCACTTCAATTGAGTCTTTAGCTTTGATTGTGGCTTGAAGTAGACACCAATTCCTGCCCTTGAAGGATTAGCTTTGATGGGCTCTTCCTCCTCATGTGTAAAGGGTTGATTGTTTAATcttgtaaagttttttttttctctctttgtttATTCGGATACAATTTCTCCATACAAGGAAATCATGAAACTGTGTTATCATTGTAGATACTAGATACCGCACGTCATAATATGTACGTGAAGTAATAGTTCGATAAACGAGCGAAGGGTATCGCGTATAGTATATTTGAGATGACGCGCCATATGACGTCAGAAGAATCATGAATAAAGTGTGATAGTCGTGCGAAGTGATAGAGCACGTGCGAGAAGAATCAAGATAAGCATGCGATAATGACGCatgccagatccgaaaataaagaTTTTATTAGCtggcatccactatgtaaacctcTATATAAGGGGACCGAGGACCTTGTTAAATGGGAATATTTTTGAGAGCTTAGACTTTGAATTTAGGAGAGAAAAAGATtttttgttctccaagttagaaCTCATCTCAAATCTCGTAACTATATTGAAGATTTTATCAATGAATGTATGAAATTTAAGATGATTACTtgaatttttattaagatttcaccaagggtgtggttgtaggatttcctgcaactgcaTTTTGGGATAGAAGGAGGGAACTGAATGGTATACCGTGGTGGTGAATGTTTAAAGGTTTAAATCTAACAATTCAAAAGAATAGCCTGATAAATTTATTCTTCATTGCTCAAATTTTTAATTCGTTACAGAGAAGTTCTTCTTTACTTTGAAACAAGAAAACGAAAATGGTGAGACGAAGCAAGGGAATCGCTGGAAGGAGAAGGAGTGAAATTGTAGAGTCATCTAGGATGGGAGAAAGAGATAATCCTCAACAACAAGTTCATAATCCAGCTCAACAAGAACATGCATAAGATAACTCTATTGACTATGACAGAGTAAGTGTTCAAACTTCACAAACAGATTCAACATAAGAGAATGAACAAAGGACTGGAGATCAAGGAGGATTCatagaaggagatgatgaagatatgacAATCGCAGAACTTCGACAGAGGTTGGCTGATGAAAGAAGGCGAGAGGAGgaagagcgtgcgaatttgatGCATTAGAATAATGAGTTAAGAGAAGAGAATATAATATTACAGGAGCAGAGATCAAGATAAAGTCAATCTAGTCGAAGAGACATCAGACAACAACCATGTTTGGAGGATATTGTAGAAAATAGTCAGGAAAATGATGATCTACATGATCGACGCGATGAATATCGTGTATACCAACCGCCAATGGATGACCGGTACGTACAACATGGTGAAGATCATTGAATGCAAGAAGATAACAGAGATAACAGATATGAATAGCGAGTCGAGCGATATCAAGGTGAACAACGTGATCCTGAACAAGGAAGGATGATATTACAGGGTAGACAGGTATTAAGAGATCAACGCGAACGCGAAGGCGAGGTTGAAAGATACATGGCAGAACAGAATCACGCACATGCTGAGCGAGAAAGACGCAGGAGAAGAAGACAAGAAATTGAATAACGAGAATTCCAAGACGTTGTGCGCGAAAATAACCATGACAACCGGGTAAGAAGACGCGAGGTCAATCGCACGCTTCCAAACCAGACTATGGAGGATAAGGAAGAACAGAGAAGAACTAGGTGGGAAGAAAGAGAGATGATAAGGGATCGACACGATCAAGTCGAACAAGATGACATAGAAATACGGAGATGCCGTAGATATGCTGAAGAAGAAAGGGAGATGCAGGAGGCTATTCGTCAAAATAGACATGACAACAGAGTAATGCAAGCAAGATTAGAAAGACCAATGCAACAAGATCAggtaatgaatgaaaaaaaaatttaagagAGTTAGCGAAAATGAGAGAAATGATGACAACAAGAAGAGAGGGCGGTAGGAGACAGTTGGATGAGGCAATTGAAGAAGCAGGAAAACACCATTTGTAACACAAATACAGATGGCGGGAATACCGCCTAAATGAAGTTTGTCGGTGTTCACTAAtatctttgatggaacaacttgtgcgaTACAACACATAAAAGCTTATGTGCGAACTTTATTGCAATGGGAAGATCATGATGTATTTCTTTGCAAGTATTTTCCGGCAAGCTTGTCAGGAGAAGCTTTGAAGTGGTTTGATGGTTTACCTACTGGAACAATTAATCAGGTCATTCAATCATTTGCAGTCAATCTTCCTAGGAGCATACATCAGCAACAATGTATTAAGACCAGGCATAGAGCAAGTATTTGgtttgagaagaagaacaaatgaagacCTACGAAGTCTAACCACAAGATGGAGAACAATGTGCAGTGAAATGGCTGGACGAGTGGATGAAAGAAATCTCATATTAGCGTTCATCAATGCACTCTTCGCAACAGATTTTCTATACACACAAGTTTTCAGAATTAAAGACACCATACGCGAgtatcaagaagaatacatttctcttgagaaaaagaagaaagaaatggaATCCTATCATGTGGCAAATACAAGCATAGAAGCTGGGAATGCGAGTTTACTTCCTAAACTAGCGAACACAATCGCAAGCACATCTCGAGGAGGATATGAAAAAGTGATAAGCgaagatcaaaaaaaaattatagcaaTGGGAAGTCGAGAAAAAGAAGAGTGGAAAAGAGAAAAACAATTCAATAATCatggaggaaataataaaattcaaagacttgataaccAGCCAGAAGGATACGGAGGCCAAAAGCAATATTTTAATCAAGGTCAAAGAGGCAATAAAGTAGTTTGGGAGCCTATAAAGATTCCGTATCTAAATGCTACGGTAgaaaatttttggaaagctataattttgatggaagaaatacCGGCACCACCAAATGTGGGAAATGAGCCACCATCTGGGAGAAGAAGTAGAGAATTTTGTGCTTATCATCGCttccatggtcacacaacaaATAATTGTAGGGACATAAAGAAAAACATTCTgcgaatgatagatcaagggaaGTTAGATCACTTTTTGGTACAGAAGCCGCAGAATTTACCTCCACCACCTCCAGAAGGTCGCACACAAGGCGCGGAGGTAGGAAGAAATACCTATTTGATTGAGGTAGGTGCGAGCCAAGAATCTATATTGTAATTCGATAATACATTCGTTCAAGAACATATAAGACTTCCATGATAATATCTTGAGTAGAGTTTACGCGAGGGATAGTAATGGAAGAGAGATATTGAatcttgcgaagatatcgccctTAAAAGATTGGCAGAAGCAACTTATTTCCCTCAATGCAGAAGAAGTACCTGGAGGTGGAGAACTGCACGAAAATCCCTTAGTGGTAAAATTGGAAATCAATCCAAAAGCAAAAACTGATgcagatgaagaggaagaaacaGATCACTACCACAATTTCCAGGATTTTGTCACAGGCTATATCTGTTACTTATTAAATTTGTAACGTTAAAACCTGTTGTAAATAGGCCGTTATTAATAATTTGATGGTGTTTTGAACAGTTTTATCTGTGACAATATCCAGATACTGTCACGTATAAAACGCGTTACAGTAATGAATTGTCACAATTGAACTAATTTTATGGTTGCCACACGAGTTGAACTTGCCACAGTTAttctaacaattataattgctaCTAAATATTAGGAACAACTAAGCGGGGTGACACGTGCCGTCACTCGATTACGACTACTTTAACGGTTAAACTGTTACGCTTATTTGCAACAACCCTGGGATGAAGGAACGTGTTGCTTTTACTCATTATTGTTGTTACAGTTAAAACCGTGACAAAACTTTAaattacaattaaaaaaaattggcagCCCAGGTCATTTTCATGGACCTGGGCTCTCAGTTTACAGGCCTGCCATACACCTTATCATGGTTCTCCACTGGACTCAGTTCACAGGCCTGCAATACAATTAAATTTTGACTTGAAACATAATTGCAATCTGTTCTTTTAGATGCACAGTTTACAATTCagggaaaacagaaaagaaaaaacaaagaattATTTGACTTCATTTGGAAGAACTGCAGCTTCAGTGTTAGGGATATCTCCTATGTCCATCTgaagcagcaaaaaaaaaaatattcctaCTGAAGGACAAGTCTATCACCTGAATCAAAATTTTCAAGTCAAGAACTCATCATATGTAAAAAATCCCAACAACTCTAACTCATGGAGAAATTAAGATCTTGATCCAAAACTTATCACAGTGAATCTATAAAAGCCTTAGCAGATAATCCCCAAACTTCATCAATTACAATCCTTGCCGATCAGATCAAACTCGTTGGTTGTCATTCGTATGTAGGTCCATAGCTGCGTCCCTTGCCAGTTCTATGCTCACCTTGAATCCACctgcaaaaataaacaaaaagtgAATTCAAAACAATAACAAAACAACACTTGAACTTGAGCAATTCAACCATGTGTGGATAGAGATTTTGGTACCTCTACATCGGTTGAACCAGGACTCCCACTTCCACCTGGACAATAAGACAATAAACttaaaacaataatataaagtGCAGTTctacataacaaaaaaaaaaaaatagaatgacAGGAACATAACAGACATACCTGCACTTAGCAGCAGCTCGATGCATCGAATATACTGAACAAATTGATATGTCATCCACAGCTGCAGGATCAGGTCGCGGATTGGCATTTGGCCAGGCATATTACTTGTGTCATCTGCAACAAATTAGATAGTACTTTTGGTATCAACCCAAACACCCAAGTCAACCTTACTATATGTATTATACCCGAGTCATTCATATTATATCTGTAGACAACCATTCATTCTTGGATTGTTTGTATAGTAATCCCCCTAAATGTATCAAAAATTACCCTGTATCACAAGCCCTACTCCCTGCCAAAACCATACTGCACCTTAAACACAGAAGACAATTTACAAATCTGAGAAAATAAGTTTACCAGCCTAGAAAACCACTTGCAAGATATAAAACTAAGATACTGAGCATACAAGATATAAAATGGcattttaaatgcataataaagGAAAATATAGCATAAATAACATCTCAAAGTCTCAGATTAAAGATAAAAACCCAAGTACCAAAACATAAATTTGCAACTAAAAATCCATCTTTTACGGAACAAAGATTCAAAAAATGAAGTAAActtaatcctaaaaaaaaaacccaagtaccaaaacttcatccatcttccatcaaaaaaaaacccTGAATCCTAAAGTAAAATAAAACATCATCCATAACCTCACCACACGATATCCTTCAAATAACAAGAGGTGAAGTAAAGAACTGCTTCTACCTTACAACCCTAGCTTGGTTCTGCGCCAGTGCCTGCGCTTAGCATTGTACctacaaaaagaaacaaacaaatcagaaaaatacccAACATCTGAAGAAGAATAACAGATctacagaagaagaagagatctgaAGAAAAAGATGAACGAAACACAAACCTGATGGTGTTATCAGTTCTCATACGGATCCAATTAGGGATAGGTCTGTTTTGTCTCATCTTCTTAGCGAGCTTCTTCTTGATCATAAATGACTTGTGGGAAGGCTGCAAAAAcgtaaatcaaaaatcaaaatcaaattagtaGTGAAATCATCACTGAAACATCATACTAAAGGAAGATTATCGCTGAAAAAGAATCAGAAAGGAGGAGGAAGAAGGGAGATTGAAGAGAGAGATGCCATTTTCGCTTCTTTGGTGCGGCcgctgaggaagaagaaaagtgaGAATGAAGAGAATTAGGTTAGGGTTTCTTCTTTATATACTCGATGCGGGTTTAGAGTTCGGTTTGTGTGACCTTAAAAAGCCCATTAAGGGGCATGCTTTCTATGGCGCTCATGTTTTGGAGCTTGACTGCCTGAGTGCTACTTCCATACGCCCCCTCAAGTTGAGTGGGTTAGCTTGGACGGTCAAAATTACAACGAATTTAGTActacattattttatttttatttttttaaggtaTGGGTTAATTTCCCTTGCGTCATTAGGGACGATTTGGAAAGAATTACGGGCGACATATAAGacaaaatagaataaaaatacctacttcataatcggtagtttagtaatatctttttatc comes from Papaver somniferum cultivar HN1 chromosome 7, ASM357369v1, whole genome shotgun sequence and encodes:
- the LOC113295790 gene encoding 60S ribosomal protein L39-1-like, coding for MPSHKSFMIKKKLAKKMRQNRPIPNWIRMRTDNTIRYNAKRRHWRRTKLGL